A genome region from Chthonomonas sp. includes the following:
- a CDS encoding ATP-binding cassette domain-containing protein, whose protein sequence is MSAPALLVDKVSHKFGDRWVLQNIQLEVADGEILAIMGSSGGGKSTLLKIITGLLRPTEGDVVVHGISSVRQPEEARRELGLVFQSAALFDYLNVFENVAFGLRRIRGMRASVLTDQVNEALASVGLPDAGKLMPDELSGGMKKRVGLARALVLGPKVLLYDEPTSGLDPVTAYAIDELIVETAREHKITSIVVSHDVSSVFRVADRIAFLAGGALTFVGNESEFRASNDAMIRELVDKAQAEEFVKSQ, encoded by the coding sequence ATGAGCGCACCAGCCCTGTTGGTGGACAAGGTAAGCCATAAGTTCGGCGACCGATGGGTGCTGCAGAACATTCAGCTTGAAGTGGCCGACGGCGAGATTCTCGCGATCATGGGGAGCTCGGGCGGTGGAAAATCCACCCTGCTGAAAATCATTACCGGCCTGCTGAGACCGACCGAAGGCGATGTGGTGGTGCACGGAATTTCGAGCGTGCGGCAACCCGAGGAAGCGCGCCGCGAACTGGGCTTGGTGTTTCAATCGGCGGCGCTGTTTGACTACTTGAACGTGTTTGAAAACGTGGCCTTTGGGTTGCGTCGAATCCGGGGCATGCGCGCGAGCGTGCTGACCGATCAAGTGAACGAGGCGCTCGCCAGTGTGGGCCTGCCCGATGCCGGCAAGCTTATGCCCGATGAACTCAGCGGCGGCATGAAGAAGCGCGTCGGACTCGCCCGGGCACTGGTGTTGGGGCCGAAGGTTTTGCTCTACGACGAACCGACGAGCGGCCTGGACCCCGTGACGGCTTACGCGATTGACGAACTGATTGTGGAAACCGCTCGCGAGCACAAGATCACGAGCATTGTGGTGAGCCACGACGTGAGCAGCGTGTTCCGGGTGGCGGATCGCATTGCGTTCCTCGCGGGCGGTGCATTGACCTTTGTGGGCAACGAGTCGGAGTTCCGCGCGAGCAACGACGCCATGATTCGCGAATTGGTGGACAAGGCTCAGGCCGAAGAATTTGTGAAAAGTCAGTGA
- a CDS encoding site-2 protease family protein: MSIEPISIMFIVSAFIAITIHEFAHAITADMQGDSTPRIMGRVTLNPLKHFDPFGAIMIVFTSLSGFGIGWGKPVMVNHRNLKNPRWDSMWVALAGPLSNFLQAAIAAVIFRLIGFQNIDPFAFSAGSFIFIYILANISLMLFNLIPLGPLDGHWILGAFLPDGTRERWFLWNRFTGTFALLGIIIMAQVSKLDLLSILLEKPSYAIISFLLGR, translated from the coding sequence ATGAGCATAGAACCAATTTCCATCATGTTCATCGTGAGCGCATTTATCGCGATCACGATTCACGAGTTTGCCCACGCAATCACCGCCGATATGCAAGGTGATTCGACCCCGCGCATCATGGGGCGCGTGACCCTAAATCCGCTGAAACACTTTGATCCGTTCGGCGCAATCATGATCGTGTTTACTTCGCTTTCGGGATTCGGAATTGGCTGGGGTAAGCCCGTCATGGTCAACCATCGGAATCTCAAGAATCCGCGCTGGGATTCAATGTGGGTAGCGCTCGCCGGCCCTCTGAGCAACTTCTTGCAGGCCGCAATCGCCGCGGTCATCTTCCGGTTAATCGGTTTTCAGAATATTGACCCATTCGCGTTCAGCGCGGGCTCGTTCATATTCATCTATATCCTGGCCAACATCTCGCTCATGTTGTTCAACCTGATTCCCCTGGGACCGCTGGACGGACACTGGATTCTCGGTGCTTTCCTCCCGGACGGAACGCGCGAACGATGGTTTCTGTGGAACCGCTTCACGGGGACCTTTGCGTTGCTCGGCATCATCATCATGGCGCAGGTATCGAAACTTGATCTCCTCTCCATACTCTTGGAGAAGCCCAGCTACGCCATAATCTCATTTCTCCTCGGACGATGA
- the sdhB gene encoding succinate dehydrogenase iron-sulfur subunit, with protein sequence MATKVRLRILRQQDANSPSRWETFEIPYQDKMNVISALLEVRKNPRTTEGQNTTPPVWDAACLEEVCGSCTMNVNGHIRQACSALLEDCATLEGDTYLVDIEPMKKFPVIRDLCVDRSKMFDNLRAAKAWVPIDGSYDLGMAPPQDDHVRQLRYALSRCMTCGCCMEACPQVSEKSDFAGPAVIGQVLLFNLHPVGKSLEGERMDFVTSERGITGCGNAQNCVKVCPKGVPLTQAIAQLNRDTTVHKLKKWVGLVN encoded by the coding sequence ATGGCAACCAAAGTCCGGCTTCGTATTCTGCGCCAGCAAGACGCCAACTCCCCCTCGCGCTGGGAGACCTTCGAGATTCCGTATCAGGACAAGATGAACGTGATCTCGGCGTTGCTGGAGGTCCGCAAGAATCCTCGTACGACCGAGGGCCAAAACACCACGCCGCCGGTGTGGGACGCCGCCTGCCTCGAAGAAGTCTGTGGCAGCTGCACCATGAACGTCAACGGCCACATTCGACAAGCCTGCTCGGCGTTGCTCGAAGACTGCGCCACGCTCGAAGGCGACACCTACCTGGTGGACATCGAGCCGATGAAGAAATTCCCGGTCATCCGCGACCTGTGCGTGGACCGCTCGAAGATGTTCGACAACCTGCGCGCGGCCAAGGCGTGGGTGCCCATTGATGGATCGTATGACCTCGGCATGGCCCCGCCGCAAGACGACCACGTGCGCCAACTCCGCTACGCCCTCAGTCGCTGCATGACCTGCGGGTGCTGCATGGAAGCGTGTCCGCAAGTGAGCGAGAAATCCGACTTTGCCGGACCGGCCGTGATTGGTCAAGTGCTGCTGTTCAATCTGCACCCGGTTGGCAAGTCGCTCGAAGGCGAGCGTATGGACTTTGTCACGAGCGAGCGCGGCATCACCGGTTGCGGCAACGCCCAAAACTGCGTAAAGGTCTGCCCCAAGGGAGTCCCTTTGACCCAGGCCATTGCCCAACTGAACCGCGACACGACGGTGCACAAGCTCAAGAAGTGGGTCGGTCTCGTCAACTAG
- a CDS encoding tryptophan synthase subunit alpha, with protein sequence MPTGRERLQTTFQQLSASGNRALICFVTAGDPSLEQLPEILDTLTAAGADVIEVGLPFSDPIADGPVIQASSQRALDRGVTTAKILDVLRQGAGRGWAPIILMGYYNPILAGGLDAMGQAIAEAGVCGTLVSDLPPGTAADWVATSERNGLANIFLLAPTSTPQRVDEVCAVASGFVYFVSRTGVTGGGLQLDERVPALIAATKSRTNLPAMIGFGISQPADVAALRDVADGVIVGSSLVKLLADGAAMARLKEEVSNLKAASSPR encoded by the coding sequence GTGCCGACGGGTCGTGAACGCCTTCAAACTACGTTTCAACAACTGTCAGCGTCCGGAAACCGGGCGCTGATTTGTTTTGTCACCGCAGGCGACCCATCGCTGGAGCAGCTTCCCGAGATTCTGGACACGCTCACGGCCGCGGGCGCGGATGTGATTGAGGTTGGCCTGCCCTTTAGCGACCCGATCGCTGATGGCCCGGTGATTCAGGCGAGCAGTCAGCGCGCTTTGGACCGCGGCGTCACCACGGCAAAGATTCTGGATGTGCTGCGGCAAGGCGCGGGACGAGGTTGGGCGCCGATCATTCTGATGGGTTACTACAACCCGATTCTCGCGGGGGGACTCGACGCCATGGGGCAAGCCATTGCCGAGGCGGGCGTGTGCGGGACGCTGGTGAGCGATTTGCCACCGGGAACCGCGGCCGATTGGGTCGCAACAAGCGAACGTAACGGCCTGGCCAACATCTTTTTGCTCGCCCCCACCAGCACTCCGCAGCGCGTGGACGAGGTCTGCGCGGTGGCCAGCGGGTTTGTGTACTTTGTCAGTCGCACGGGCGTGACCGGAGGCGGATTGCAACTCGACGAGCGCGTGCCGGCGCTCATTGCGGCGACGAAGTCGCGCACTAACTTGCCAGCGATGATCGGGTTTGGCATCTCCCAACCTGCTGATGTGGCCGCGCTCCGAGATGTCGCGGACGGGGTGATCGTGGGATCGAGCCTCGTGAAACTGCTGGCCGACGGAGCCGCGATGGCTCGCCTGAAAGAAGAAGTTTCGAACCTAAAAGCCGCGTCTTCACCCCGTTAA
- the kdsA gene encoding 3-deoxy-8-phosphooctulonate synthase, with translation MAESYEVCIAVANELRRICDKFGFNYVFKASFDKANRTSVSSTRGLGIDEGLQLIRRVADEVGAPATTDIHDAPQAAVVAQSVDLLQIPAFLCRQSDLLEAAAKTGKPVNVKKGQFLAPWDAKNIVDKLRQFDANGIMLCERGASFGYNNLVVDMPGLEVMRNFGVPVCFDGTHSAQRPGGQGTSTGGNREAIPAMARAATAVGIDALFIEVHPDPDRALSDAATQWPLAQAEALLSRVAAIRAALT, from the coding sequence ATGGCCGAATCGTATGAGGTCTGCATTGCCGTAGCCAACGAGCTTCGCCGCATCTGCGACAAGTTCGGATTCAACTACGTGTTCAAGGCGTCGTTCGACAAGGCGAATCGCACGAGCGTTTCCAGCACGCGCGGGCTCGGGATTGACGAAGGGCTTCAGCTGATTCGCCGCGTGGCCGACGAAGTCGGCGCACCCGCGACGACCGACATCCACGACGCTCCGCAAGCCGCGGTGGTGGCTCAGAGCGTGGACCTGCTCCAGATTCCCGCGTTCCTCTGCCGCCAAAGCGACCTCTTGGAAGCGGCCGCCAAAACCGGCAAGCCTGTCAACGTCAAAAAGGGCCAGTTTCTCGCCCCCTGGGACGCCAAGAACATCGTCGACAAGCTCCGGCAATTCGACGCCAACGGCATCATGCTCTGCGAGCGCGGCGCGTCGTTTGGCTACAACAACCTGGTCGTGGATATGCCCGGCTTGGAAGTGATGCGCAATTTCGGCGTGCCGGTGTGCTTCGATGGCACGCACTCGGCGCAGCGCCCCGGCGGTCAAGGGACGTCCACGGGCGGGAACCGCGAAGCGATTCCGGCCATGGCCCGCGCCGCCACCGCGGTGGGCATCGACGCGCTCTTTATCGAAGTGCACCCCGATCCCGACCGCGCGCTCAGCGATGCCGCTACCCAGTGGCCCCTCGCGCAAGCCGAAGCCTTGCTCAGCCGGGTCGCCGCGATTCGAGCGGCCCTGACATAA
- a CDS encoding shikimate dehydrogenase, producing MAKFAFVVHPIVAKDAAKRYPILKYVPDRAIEWLIKHRKSDVMAHVTGLQSKTGATAEGIYIGCPLTPGMMMQRMPLNQVYDELTYCTELAHREGAKLIGLGAFTSVVGDGGITVEKRSPIPVTTGNSYTVATAIEGALRAAEMVGVDKAASRLAVVGATGSIGRTCAMVMAPMFRDTVLIGRDLDRTAAIAAQLPRATASIDINELRTADLVVTVTSAETAIIEPEHLRRGAIVCDVSRPRDTSVRVAKERPDVLVIEGGVVKVPGNVDFGMTFGFPPGTAYACMSETMMLALEDKLESFTLGKEVSVEQVEETNRLAAKHGFEVAGFRAFERGVDDAAIERTRQARMEFAGSLA from the coding sequence TTGGCAAAATTTGCGTTTGTTGTCCATCCGATTGTCGCGAAGGATGCCGCGAAACGGTATCCGATCCTCAAGTACGTTCCGGATCGCGCGATTGAATGGCTGATCAAGCACCGCAAATCCGATGTCATGGCCCACGTCACGGGTCTGCAATCCAAGACCGGCGCGACCGCCGAGGGCATCTATATCGGCTGCCCGCTCACGCCGGGCATGATGATGCAGCGCATGCCGCTGAATCAGGTCTACGACGAGTTGACCTATTGCACCGAGTTGGCGCACCGCGAAGGCGCGAAACTGATCGGCCTTGGCGCATTCACAAGCGTGGTCGGCGATGGCGGCATAACCGTGGAAAAGCGTTCGCCGATCCCGGTGACGACCGGGAACAGTTACACGGTGGCGACGGCCATTGAAGGCGCGCTGCGGGCCGCCGAAATGGTAGGCGTGGACAAGGCCGCCTCGCGGCTAGCGGTGGTGGGCGCAACCGGCTCGATCGGCCGCACCTGCGCGATGGTGATGGCTCCCATGTTTCGCGATACCGTGCTGATTGGGCGCGACCTCGACCGCACGGCGGCGATCGCCGCCCAGCTTCCGAGAGCCACGGCGAGCATTGACATTAACGAGTTGCGCACGGCTGATTTGGTGGTCACCGTGACCTCGGCGGAAACCGCGATTATTGAACCGGAACATCTGCGCCGCGGCGCGATTGTTTGCGATGTTTCGCGGCCCCGCGATACGAGCGTGCGGGTGGCGAAGGAGCGGCCCGACGTGTTGGTGATTGAAGGCGGCGTGGTGAAGGTTCCGGGCAACGTGGACTTTGGCATGACATTCGGCTTTCCGCCCGGCACGGCATATGCTTGCATGAGCGAAACCATGATGCTGGCCCTGGAAGACAAGCTGGAATCGTTTACGCTTGGCAAAGAAGTTTCGGTGGAGCAGGTGGAGGAAACCAACCGCCTGGCCGCCAAGCACGGCTTTGAGGTCGCCGGGTTCCGCGCCTTTGAACGTGGCGTGGACGACGCCGCGATTGAGCGCACCCGCCAAGCGCGGATGGAGTTCGCGGGCAGTTTGGCATGA
- a CDS encoding SGNH/GDSL hydrolase family protein: MLSTVALFALAFSGPVEPAGKFALEDGDRVVFYGDSITASNEYTKFLEVFIRTRHPELKISYHNAAVPGEASWGGPMGRTKDRVERDVNPFSPTHVAIMLGMNDGGYVSYSAYLEEKFKESYDDLVTRIVKENPGVRLSLIRTSPFDNLTKGLTGERSTFAKDYNDALQRYGGVIQAVAQRTKAHYIDFNQPLYDLLNESRRRDFVASRALIPDCTHPSVAAHLMMAALLYKNWNGGGLVSEVDIDAKKHAVKEVKNAEVTLLAGTTLRWRQIEKCLPFPVPTDRTTQFFTGIWPFQDTFNSQILRVRNLREGDYRLNIDTQDIGTFPAEFYEVGINLAEFETPMLARSREVLRLIDKKGQRQHNRWQSIRRTAPLTLSEALYEASEPIEREIARITARRPVIVSVTRVETSGGPGGD; encoded by the coding sequence TTGCTTTCCACCGTCGCCCTCTTCGCCCTTGCCTTCAGCGGTCCCGTTGAACCCGCGGGCAAGTTCGCGCTCGAGGATGGCGATCGCGTGGTGTTTTACGGCGACAGCATTACCGCGTCCAACGAGTACACCAAGTTCCTTGAGGTGTTCATTCGCACCCGCCACCCCGAACTCAAGATCAGCTATCACAACGCGGCCGTGCCGGGCGAGGCCAGTTGGGGCGGCCCCATGGGGCGCACCAAAGATCGCGTCGAGCGCGACGTAAACCCGTTTTCGCCAACCCATGTCGCGATCATGCTCGGCATGAACGATGGCGGCTACGTCAGCTATTCGGCGTACCTCGAAGAGAAGTTTAAGGAGTCCTACGACGACCTCGTGACCCGGATCGTAAAGGAGAACCCCGGCGTGCGCTTGAGCCTGATCCGGACGAGTCCGTTCGATAATCTCACTAAGGGGCTCACCGGCGAACGCTCGACCTTTGCCAAAGATTACAACGACGCCTTGCAGCGATATGGCGGTGTGATTCAGGCCGTCGCTCAGCGCACCAAGGCGCACTATATAGACTTCAATCAGCCGCTCTACGACTTGCTCAACGAGTCGCGGCGCCGCGACTTTGTGGCATCGCGGGCGCTCATTCCCGACTGCACGCATCCCTCGGTTGCGGCTCACCTGATGATGGCCGCCCTGCTCTACAAAAATTGGAACGGCGGCGGGCTGGTCTCCGAGGTTGATATTGATGCCAAGAAGCACGCCGTTAAGGAAGTGAAGAACGCCGAGGTCACGTTGCTCGCGGGCACCACTCTGCGCTGGCGGCAAATCGAAAAGTGCCTTCCCTTCCCCGTCCCCACCGACCGCACGACGCAGTTTTTCACGGGAATCTGGCCGTTCCAAGATACGTTCAACTCCCAGATTTTGAGGGTGCGCAATCTGCGCGAGGGCGATTATCGCCTGAATATCGACACACAGGACATTGGCACGTTCCCCGCCGAGTTCTACGAAGTTGGCATCAATCTGGCCGAGTTCGAAACGCCGATGCTCGCGCGGTCGCGCGAGGTGCTGCGACTCATCGACAAGAAGGGACAGCGGCAACACAATCGCTGGCAGAGCATTCGGCGGACGGCTCCGCTCACGCTTAGCGAAGCTCTCTATGAGGCGAGTGAGCCCATCGAGCGCGAAATCGCGCGCATCACGGCGCGCCGACCGGTCATCGTGAGCGTTACGCGGGTCGAAACAAGTGGTGGGCCCGGTGGGGATTGA
- a CDS encoding CAP domain-containing protein has product MRFRRSLAVTVFMVGVVAAQANARPDVDLNPNSQMTVLMDEVLRLTNVERATAGLKPLKLDPTLNRAAFWKAVDLSTCKVFDHKDSLGRSPKDRIESFGYTDWERLSENIAGGYLTADEVVQAWMQSPGHKKNIMDPKVNEIGIAFYFDKSSRHGYYWVQNFARRAQ; this is encoded by the coding sequence ATGAGGTTTCGCCGTAGTCTAGCAGTAACGGTTTTCATGGTCGGGGTGGTTGCCGCCCAAGCGAACGCTCGCCCTGACGTTGACCTGAATCCGAATTCGCAAATGACGGTCCTGATGGACGAAGTGTTGCGTTTGACCAACGTTGAACGTGCCACGGCGGGCCTCAAACCACTTAAGCTCGACCCGACGCTGAATCGCGCCGCCTTTTGGAAGGCCGTGGACCTCTCGACGTGCAAGGTCTTCGATCACAAGGATTCGCTCGGTCGCAGCCCCAAGGATCGCATCGAGAGCTTCGGCTACACCGATTGGGAGCGCCTGAGCGAGAACATCGCTGGTGGCTATCTGACGGCCGACGAGGTGGTGCAGGCGTGGATGCAGAGTCCGGGTCACAAAAAGAACATCATGGACCCGAAAGTGAACGAGATCGGCATCGCGTTCTACTTCGATAAGAGCTCACGCCACGGCTACTACTGGGTGCAAAACTTCGCGCGCCGCGCGCAGTGA
- the lysA gene encoding diaminopimelate decarboxylase: MSTSATMDGLFELTELQGDSLAAAFGTPLYVVDERTFRERIREYIAAFRSAWPNCQLTYASKANSALAVLAIAAQEGCTIDVASEGEFRAALAAGIPAGKCQLHGNNKSSQLLRFAIEQGVREIIVDNQRELELIVELGGACPELLLRLSPAVNPLTDPKISTGHRESKFGFSIGDDAAQNAVAFCHSAGLPLAGFHCHVGSQLLEPSAQIQAARTVAEFALRMARDQGFSARVLNIGGGRGIQYRPGEVPIPINEYCAAIAEAVRDALSGSALDPVLVQEPGRALIGPAGVTLYRIGTRKRQASTEYLIVDGGLSDNPRPVMYGGTNMVRPVTSKSGRPQQFVIAGSHCETDTLFTDVELPNDLGPGDLIQVLGTGAYNASMASNYNRFPRPATVLLREDGSVALIQSRETWEQVLSREVVPHDLEAK, translated from the coding sequence ATGTCCACGTCGGCCACCATGGATGGCTTGTTTGAACTCACCGAGTTGCAAGGGGATTCGCTGGCCGCGGCGTTCGGCACCCCCCTTTATGTCGTGGATGAGCGCACCTTTCGCGAGCGCATCCGCGAGTACATAGCGGCGTTTCGTTCGGCTTGGCCCAACTGCCAGCTCACCTACGCCAGCAAGGCAAACTCAGCGTTGGCGGTGTTGGCGATTGCGGCGCAAGAAGGCTGCACCATTGACGTGGCGAGCGAAGGCGAGTTTCGCGCCGCGCTCGCGGCGGGGATTCCCGCTGGCAAGTGCCAGCTTCACGGCAACAACAAGAGTTCTCAGTTGCTGCGCTTTGCGATCGAGCAAGGCGTGCGCGAGATCATCGTCGACAATCAGCGCGAACTGGAACTCATCGTCGAGCTCGGCGGAGCATGCCCCGAGTTGCTTCTGCGGCTCAGCCCGGCGGTCAACCCGCTAACCGACCCGAAGATTTCGACCGGGCACCGCGAAAGTAAATTTGGATTCAGCATCGGCGATGACGCGGCCCAGAACGCGGTGGCCTTTTGCCATTCGGCAGGGTTGCCTTTGGCCGGATTCCACTGCCACGTAGGCAGCCAACTGCTGGAGCCGAGTGCCCAGATTCAGGCGGCGCGCACGGTGGCCGAATTCGCGCTACGCATGGCTCGCGACCAAGGCTTTTCGGCGCGGGTGCTCAACATCGGCGGCGGGCGCGGCATCCAATATCGCCCGGGTGAGGTGCCGATTCCGATTAACGAATACTGCGCCGCCATCGCCGAGGCCGTTCGCGATGCGTTGAGCGGCTCGGCGCTCGATCCGGTGCTGGTGCAGGAGCCGGGGCGGGCTTTGATCGGACCGGCGGGCGTCACGCTGTACCGTATCGGCACACGCAAGCGGCAAGCCTCGACGGAGTACCTGATCGTGGATGGCGGCCTGAGCGACAATCCGCGGCCGGTGATGTACGGCGGCACCAATATGGTGCGGCCCGTGACCTCCAAGAGCGGCAGGCCGCAGCAGTTCGTCATCGCGGGTTCGCACTGCGAGACGGATACGCTATTCACCGACGTAGAACTCCCCAACGACCTCGGGCCCGGCGACCTGATTCAGGTCCTGGGGACGGGCGCATACAACGCAAGCATGGCCAGCAACTACAATCGCTTCCCCCGCCCCGCCACGGTCCTCCTTCGCGAAGACGGCTCCGTTGCGCTGATCCAATCGCGTGAGACCTGGGAGCAGGTGCTCTCCCGCGAAGTTGTGCCGCACGATCTGGAGGCGAAATGA
- a CDS encoding prepilin-type N-terminal cleavage/methylation domain-containing protein, whose amino-acid sequence MKKAFTLIELLVVIAIIAILAAILFPVFTQAKAAAKKTAALSNAKQNALSVQLYIGDNDENYPQSAYILPTAPRQMVSVYDALQPYSKNKDIFGDPGDPKAINWKDILATKLAALGGPFVSPAGITFAGLGINFALFEDPGIPGGATDLDVVRNEGGLPLPAETVMFYSADYTNAGQLNKWATKYPSFGTGTTAYLASYRQPTTPFDRANFAGSPRHNGQLIVNYADGHAKAVNGNGKLPGTGINQNTTSTALVDCYNLPFDLNGIPDLVGEPSLVPQQ is encoded by the coding sequence ATGAAGAAAGCTTTTACGCTGATTGAACTGCTCGTGGTTATTGCGATCATCGCAATCCTGGCAGCAATTCTGTTCCCCGTTTTCACGCAAGCCAAGGCTGCTGCCAAGAAGACAGCCGCCCTGAGCAATGCGAAGCAAAACGCCCTCTCGGTTCAGCTTTACATCGGCGACAACGATGAAAACTACCCGCAATCGGCATACATCCTGCCGACGGCTCCCCGTCAAATGGTTTCGGTGTACGACGCTCTGCAACCCTACAGCAAGAACAAGGACATCTTTGGCGATCCGGGCGATCCCAAGGCAATCAACTGGAAGGACATTCTGGCCACCAAGCTTGCTGCTCTGGGCGGACCGTTCGTCTCGCCGGCTGGCATCACCTTCGCTGGTTTGGGCATCAACTTCGCTCTGTTCGAAGATCCGGGTATCCCTGGCGGCGCAACCGACCTTGACGTTGTTCGCAACGAAGGCGGCCTCCCGCTTCCGGCCGAAACCGTGATGTTCTACAGCGCGGACTACACCAACGCTGGTCAACTGAACAAGTGGGCGACCAAGTATCCGAGCTTCGGCACGGGCACCACAGCCTACCTGGCCTCGTACCGCCAACCGACGACTCCGTTCGACCGAGCCAACTTTGCTGGTTCGCCGCGACACAATGGTCAACTCATCGTCAACTACGCCGATGGTCACGCCAAGGCTGTCAACGGCAACGGCAAGCTGCCGGGCACCGGGATCAACCAAAACACCACTTCGACCGCTCTGGTGGACTGCTACAACTTGCCGTTCGACCTCAACGGTATCCCCGATCTGGTGGGCGAACCCTCGCTGGTTCCGCAACAGTAA